A portion of the Calliphora vicina chromosome 5, idCalVici1.1, whole genome shotgun sequence genome contains these proteins:
- the LOC135960072 gene encoding CWF19-like protein 1 homolog: protein MENKFKILVVGDVRGRFKQLFQRVESINKKSGPFEILLCVGDFFSEDSKQNEELIAYKNGHKYISVPTYILGPSRKSLAKYYENIIDGEICVNLTYLGRRGLYTLTNGTKIAYLSGKEKSLDGPDEELYFQMDDIESVRNSCLVNKSISSDYRGIDILLTSQWPYGVTDDNKNSSKLISLLCRDLKPRYHFCGQNNTHFEPPPYRLASDQTTQLELCTRFIALAEVGNSNKEKYIYALSLTPVEKMRVVELIQKTTNEIKCPFGDIRFADLNLKGTNYESRQYFFDMSSKDGGNNRKRSSGASDQLTKKSKIPHWDQEICWFCLSCPNVEKHLIISIGEHFYLALAKGPINDYHILILSITHIPCAAQLTDDDWKELNKFKKALIEFFKDQNQVVCFTERNYKSSHLQINVFSVDEGYAWKIPHAFEDKAEEFNLQFETIPDLTSGKILPNQGPYFVAELPNKSTLITRQMNHFPIHFARDVFCSENLLNCDEKVDWKSCKLDKEREIDLVNNFREKFSKYDFTS from the exons atggagaataaatttaaaat ATTAGTGGTTGGCGATGTCCGTGGACGTTTTAAGCAACTATTTCAGCGTGTTGAAAGCATCAATAAAAAATCCGGGCCGTTTGAGATTTTACTGTGTGTTGGTGATTTCTTTTCCGAAGATAGTAAACAAAATGAGGAACTCATTGCCTACAAAAATGGTCATAAATATA TTTCTGTTCCAACATATATACTAGGTCCCAGCCGGAAATCTCTGGCTAAGTATTACGAAAATATAATAGATGGTGAAATTTGTGTGAATTTAACATATCTCGGTAGAAGGGGTCTTTACACATTAACCAATGGAACTAAAATAGCTTACTTAAGTGGCAAGGAAAAGTCATTAGATGGCCCAGATgaagaattatattttcaaatggatgATATTGAAAGCGTACGGAATTCTTGCTTAGTAAATAAATCCATTTCCAGTGATTATCGTGGAATTGATATACTTCTGACTTCCCAATGGCCATATGGTGTTACCGATGACAAt AAAAATTCATCCAAACTCATATCACTGTTATGTCGAGATTTAAAGCCTAGATATCACTTTTGTGGTCAAAATAATACACATTTCGAACCTCCACCATATAG GCTAGCTTCAGATCAAACTACGCAACTGGAACTATGCACACGTTTCATAGCATTGGCGGAAGTAGGAAATTCAAATAAAGAGAAGTACATCTATGCTCTAAGTTTGACCCCAGTGGAGAAGATGAGAGTTGTGGAACTTATACAAAAGAccacaaatgaaataaaatgtccTTTTGGAGATATACGTTTTGCGGATTTGAACCTGAAAGGAACTAAT tatgaaagtagacaatatttctttgatATGAGTTCTAAAGATGGAGGAAATAACCGTAAGAGGTCTAGTGGTGCCAGTGACCAACTaactaaaaaatcgaaaataccACATTGGGATCAAG aaatttgCTGGTTTTGCTTGTCGTGCCCAAATGTTGAAAAGCATTTAATCATTTCTATAGgggaacatttttatttagcaCTAGCTAAAGGTCCCATCAACGATTACCACATTTTAATATTATCTATAACTCATATACCATGTGCTGCACAACTAACTGATGATGATTGGAAGGAGCttaataagtttaaaaaagctttaatcgAGTTTTTCAAAGATCAGAATCAAGTCGTATGTTTTACGGAAAGAAACTATAAATCGTCCCACTTGCAAATCAATGTGTTCAGTGTTGATGAAGGATATGCTTGGAAAATCCCTCATGCTTTTGAAGACAAGGCTGAAGAATTTAATTTGCAGTTTGAAACAATACCGGATTTAACTTCAGGAAAAATATTACCAAATCAAGGACCATATTTTGTAGCAGAACTTCCGAATAAGTCTACATTGATTACGAGGCAAATGAATCACTTTCCAATACATTTTGCAAG GGACGTATTCTGTTCTGAAAACCTTTTAAACTGTGACGAAAAAGTTGATTGGAAATCATGTAAATTGGATAAAGAAAGAGAAATTGATTTAGTTAAcaattttagagaaaaattttcCAAGTATGATTTTACATCATGA
- the Fpps gene encoding farnesyl pyrophosphate synthase, which yields MFNLIKNGFNGSRSSNLLGSLLTKRFISTTENVHSSENVSKEGGRIGGLPTDLVNQQKIKKTTRTLSTLQNHSVPLAARVTVSKDESRNFMAVFPDIVRDLTEAANSYNSSDASKWFARALQYNVPKGKKNRGILTVLTYKNLVNSKDITEENLKLAHILGWCVEMLQCFFIINDDVMDNSSTRRGQPCWHKIDDVGLIALNDALMIESAIYILLKKYFSHMDCYMDLMQLFHEITFITTCGQSLDLLNANKSVTSFDMDKYNAIVANKTAYYSFYLPFALAMHLAGIKDQEAFRQSKTILLEMGHFFQVQDDFLDCFGNPDITGKIGTDIQDNKCSWLAVVCMQRANEEQKQIMLDCYGKTDPDKAARVKELYKTLGLPNTYAIYEEESYNMIKTHIQQTSRGVPHQIFLQILNKIYQRDS from the exons ATGTTCAATTTAATAAAGAATGGTTTTAATGGGAGTAGGTCCTCTAATTTGTTAGGATCACTCCTGACAAAGCGTTTTATATCAACAACTGAAAATGTCCATAGTTCGGAAAATGTCTCAAAGGAAGGAGGCCGCATTGGTGGATTGCCAACAGATTTGgtaaatcaacaaaaaattaaaaagaccacAAG AACTTTGTCAACACTTCAGAATCATTCAGTGCCATTAGCAGCCAGAGTAACTGTTTCTAAAGATGAAAGTCGTAATTTCATGGCAGTATTTCCCG ATATTGTCCGTGATTTAACAGAAGCAGCAAACAGTTACAACTCAAGTGATGCATCAAAATGGTTTGCTCGC GCTTTACAATACAATGTACCCAAGGGTAAGAAAAATCGAGGAATTCTTACCGTCTTAACATACAAAAACCTAGTCAACTCCAAGGACATTacagaagaaaatttaaaattggcaCATATATTGGGTTGGTGTGTTGAAATG CTACAATGTTTCTTTATAATCAACGACGACGTTATGGATAACAGTTCAACCAGACGGGGTCAACCATGCTGGCATAAGATAGACGATGTTGGCTTGATAGCTTTAAATGATGCTTTAATGATAGAAAgtgcaatttatattttattgaaaaagtacttCAGTCATATGGATTGTTATATGGACTTAATGCAACTTTTTCATGAAATCACATTCATTACAACTTGCGGTCaaagtttagatttattaaacgCCAATAAAAGTGTAACATCATTTGATATGGACAAATATAATGCAATTGTGGCTAATAAAACAGCCTATTATTCATTCTATCTGCCGTTTGCCCTGGCAATGCATTTAGCTGG aataaaagaCCAGGAAGCTTTTCGGCAATCAAAAACCATTCTTTTAGAAATGGGTCACTTTTTCCAGGTGCAAGATGACTTCTTAGACTGTTTTGGAAATCCCGATATTACGGGAAAAATTGGCACCGACATCCAGGACAATAAATGTTCATGGTTAGCAGTAGTTTGTATGCAAAGAGCAAATGAAGAACAAAAGCAAATCATGTTAGATTGCTATGGAAAAACTG ATCCAGATAAGGCAGCACGAGTTAAAGAATTATATAAAACTTTAGGTCTCCCCAACACCTATGCTATTTATGAAGAAGAATCTTATAATATGATCAAGACTCATATCCAACAAACGTCACGAGGTGTACCCCATCAGATTTTCTTAcagattttaaacaaaatctatcAGCGAGATtcctaa